A single genomic interval of Littorina saxatilis isolate snail1 linkage group LG17, US_GU_Lsax_2.0, whole genome shotgun sequence harbors:
- the LOC138953792 gene encoding uncharacterized protein, whose translation MKFLSYFTRTSDEPSTNDRSRLIRQNSSVNHEREEDDKSSRTDENDNDDKDESDEFFDSRGPREVMFVESDDCGDVQEGVSSVEVVEVTVVEEQTDAKTKKKKLRKRVRKRVWRVMRTSWKYFRRGMTAYSPGIASMFTWGVNFNQGVRTQRPSATRYF comes from the exons ATGAAGTTCTTGAGCTACTTCACAAGAACCTCAGACGAACCAAGTACAAATGATCGCTCTCGTCTGATCCGACAGAACAGCAGTGTTAACCACGAAAGAGAAGAGGACGATAAAAGCAGCAGAACTGACGAGAATGACAACGACGATAAAGACGAAAGTGATGAGTTCTTCGACAGCCGTGGGCCCAGAGAGGTCATGTTTGTGGAGAGTGATGATTGTGGTGATGTCCAGGAAGGCGTGTCGTCTGTGGAGGTAGTGGAGGTGACCGTTGTCGAAGAACAGACTGACGCGAagacgaagaaaaaaaagttgaggAAGAGG GTGCGAAAGCGAGTTTGGAGGGTGATGCGGACAAGCTGGAAATACTTCCGCCGTGGTATGACAGCCTACTCCCCGGGTATCGCCTCCATGTTCACCTGGGGGGTCAACTTCAATCAGGGTGTGCGGACACAGCGGCCGTCTGCTACCAGATACTTCTGA